A DNA window from Paraburkholderia sp. IMGN_8 contains the following coding sequences:
- a CDS encoding nucleotide disphospho-sugar-binding domain-containing protein: protein MTRVIITAIGSAGDVHPLLGIGAALAARGHEIVFCSHAPFADAATRQRFEFVPIGTAADYATAMANPALWHPRTSFRTLWAVIAPTLRPHFHTLAELTRDDTVLVGTLWAFSARLMQEMYRVPLVSVQVSPSTLLSAHAPPTHPRLTIPHRLPLGVKAALLRLIERHALDKVCGPALNALRTQLGLAPATRIFGEWLHSTDGVLCLFPEWFAQPQPDWPAPRLMSGFPLFNDTTAHAPDPQLDAFIAAGERPVVFTAGSTLIDHARYTAAVRAALKESGLRGILLTPDAPPAEARAGQDDTQSVLLKRRYVPLQTLLPRCRALVHHGGIGTAALAYAAGIPQIVTPFAHDQFDNAQRVVASGCGLRLDAPVQAPALARALDHVLDSPSIALQCGHMQDQLAASPEGCDAAARYIEGFMQSGTRPQDVPRTRAPAFADSGQSA, encoded by the coding sequence ATGACCAGAGTCATCATCACCGCGATCGGCTCGGCGGGCGACGTGCATCCGTTGCTCGGCATCGGCGCGGCGCTGGCTGCGCGCGGGCACGAGATCGTGTTCTGCAGCCATGCGCCGTTCGCGGACGCGGCCACGCGTCAGCGGTTTGAATTTGTGCCGATCGGCACCGCGGCGGACTATGCCACGGCGATGGCGAACCCGGCGCTATGGCATCCGCGCACGTCGTTTCGCACGCTGTGGGCTGTGATTGCGCCGACGTTGCGTCCGCATTTCCACACGCTCGCCGAATTGACCCGCGACGACACCGTGCTGGTGGGCACGCTGTGGGCCTTTTCCGCACGGCTGATGCAGGAGATGTATCGCGTGCCGCTGGTGTCGGTGCAGGTATCGCCGTCTACGTTGCTCTCCGCTCATGCTCCTCCGACCCACCCGCGGCTGACCATTCCGCACCGCTTGCCGCTCGGCGTAAAGGCGGCGCTGCTGCGGCTGATCGAACGGCACGCACTCGACAAGGTGTGCGGACCGGCGCTCAACGCACTGCGCACGCAACTCGGACTTGCACCGGCCACGCGCATTTTCGGCGAGTGGCTGCATTCGACCGATGGCGTGCTCTGCCTCTTCCCCGAATGGTTCGCGCAACCTCAGCCGGATTGGCCGGCGCCGCGTCTGATGAGCGGCTTTCCGCTATTCAACGACACGACCGCGCACGCGCCCGATCCGCAACTCGACGCTTTCATCGCGGCGGGCGAACGGCCGGTGGTGTTCACGGCAGGGTCGACGCTGATCGATCACGCGCGCTATACGGCCGCGGTCCGCGCGGCGCTTAAGGAAAGCGGTTTGCGCGGCATCCTTCTGACGCCGGATGCGCCGCCTGCTGAAGCGCGCGCCGGTCAGGACGATACGCAGTCCGTGCTGCTCAAGCGCCGCTATGTACCGCTACAGACGCTGTTACCGCGCTGCCGCGCGCTGGTGCATCACGGGGGCATCGGCACCGCGGCGCTAGCGTATGCCGCAGGTATTCCGCAAATCGTGACGCCGTTTGCGCATGACCAGTTCGATAACGCGCAGCGCGTCGTCGCCAGCGGTTGCGGCCTTCGGCTCGACGCGCCGGTGCAGGCGCCCGCGTTGGCGCGCGCGCTGGATCATGTGCTCGACAGTCCGTCGATCGCGCTCCAGTGTGGGCACATGCAGGACCAACTGGCGGCGTCGCCCGAGGGCTGCGATGCCGCTGCGCGCTACATCGAAGGTTTCATGCAGAGCGGCACACGGCCGCAAGACGTGCCTCGCACGCGTGCACCCGCATTCGCGGATAGCGGGCAGAGCGCATGA
- a CDS encoding isoprenylcysteine carboxylmethyltransferase family protein, with the protein MNIAQSIAIVVPWTLWLVYWIATSNQVKQTARKEESMSRTLQSIPLIVGGALIILPDLNTAAWSIDLHTIGPLQLAGLAVLLAGLAFSVWARLHLGTNWSVSVTLKEGHELVRSGPYGLVRHPIYTGCLLALAGAVLIGAQWRGAAGLLLIFASLAYKVRVEESWLTGHFGGAYAQYRRDVAALIPGVF; encoded by the coding sequence GTGAATATCGCTCAGAGCATTGCCATCGTCGTACCCTGGACGCTGTGGCTGGTGTATTGGATCGCCACGTCGAACCAGGTCAAGCAGACCGCGCGTAAAGAGGAATCGATGTCGCGCACGTTGCAGTCGATTCCGTTGATCGTCGGCGGCGCGCTGATCATATTGCCGGACCTCAACACAGCGGCATGGTCCATCGATCTGCACACGATTGGGCCGCTGCAGCTCGCCGGCCTGGCCGTGCTGCTGGCCGGCCTCGCGTTTTCCGTGTGGGCGCGGCTGCATCTCGGCACCAACTGGAGTGTGTCGGTCACGCTGAAGGAAGGGCACGAACTGGTGCGCAGCGGGCCATACGGACTCGTGCGGCATCCGATCTATACCGGTTGCCTGCTGGCGCTGGCGGGTGCCGTGCTGATCGGCGCGCAATGGCGCGGCGCGGCCGGACTGCTGCTGATTTTCGCGTCGCTGGCGTACAAGGTGCGAGTCGAGGAAAGCTGGTTGACCGGACACTTCGGCGGCGCGTATGCGCAGTATCGCCGCGACGTCGCAGCGCTGATTCCCGGCGTTTTCTGA
- a CDS encoding efflux transporter outer membrane subunit, with the protein MRFITRRTWPLLLIAAALTGCVSDVGLHANVQPIKPLADALSQTIGPGANGAWPAPDWVKRYRDPQLDELVAEALQNNPDLQIARARVGAAQAQLEQFASLTGLTGTAAATVSKTRLPQPADVANVSVGGQQIPVQLFNDPVVSPAALFAGLSYQLDLWGKNAALTRGLLSTRDATRIDAEQARLTLTVALVTLYCELDRAFAMQDILRQKQQAADMVDAVLRERGARGLDNAYDAADATLKQSRLASQQALNDERIKLTELQLGVLTGRGPERGLSLRRPQLAAAADAPMPAQLPVDLLGRRPDIVAARLRAEAALANIDATRAQFYPDVNLVAFAGLTALTPAALFSRAAMTGSIGPAISLPVFDRARLRAQLGGDYANVDAAVSLYNKTIDEALGEVARQLTSLRTVDTLAVEQTRAVQAASRIVAIAEERHRRGIGMQKDVTLADLSLLDERAQQVDLQGRRRMLQVALVGALGGGFDERKVAGAPISHYQTAFPSHARITDTHFD; encoded by the coding sequence ATGCGATTCATCACGCGACGCACCTGGCCGTTGCTGCTGATTGCAGCGGCGTTGACCGGCTGCGTCAGCGATGTCGGTCTGCACGCGAACGTCCAACCGATCAAGCCGCTCGCCGATGCGCTCTCGCAAACCATCGGGCCAGGTGCGAACGGCGCGTGGCCCGCGCCCGACTGGGTCAAGCGCTATCGCGATCCGCAACTGGACGAACTGGTCGCCGAGGCGTTGCAGAACAATCCCGACTTGCAGATCGCCAGGGCGAGAGTAGGCGCGGCCCAGGCGCAACTCGAACAGTTCGCGTCGCTGACCGGTCTCACCGGTACGGCGGCGGCGACCGTCAGCAAGACCCGCTTGCCGCAGCCCGCCGATGTCGCCAACGTGTCGGTGGGCGGCCAGCAGATTCCAGTGCAGTTGTTCAACGATCCAGTGGTGTCGCCGGCCGCATTGTTTGCGGGTTTGAGCTACCAGCTCGACCTGTGGGGCAAAAACGCCGCGCTGACGCGCGGCCTGCTGTCCACGCGCGACGCGACACGGATCGATGCGGAGCAGGCGCGGCTCACGTTGACGGTCGCGCTGGTGACGCTTTACTGCGAGCTCGACCGTGCCTTTGCGATGCAGGACATTCTGCGGCAGAAGCAGCAGGCCGCGGACATGGTGGATGCCGTGCTGCGTGAGCGCGGCGCGCGCGGCCTCGACAACGCCTACGACGCGGCCGACGCCACGCTCAAGCAAAGCCGACTGGCATCGCAGCAGGCGCTCAACGACGAGCGCATCAAGCTGACCGAACTGCAACTCGGCGTGCTGACAGGACGTGGACCGGAGCGCGGGTTGTCGCTTCGTCGTCCGCAGCTTGCCGCGGCGGCGGACGCGCCGATGCCCGCGCAACTGCCGGTCGACCTGCTGGGCCGCCGCCCGGACATCGTGGCGGCGCGCTTGCGGGCCGAAGCGGCGCTCGCCAACATCGACGCGACGCGTGCGCAGTTCTATCCGGACGTGAATCTGGTGGCCTTTGCGGGCCTGACCGCATTGACGCCCGCCGCGCTGTTCTCGCGCGCCGCGATGACCGGCTCGATCGGACCGGCGATCTCGTTGCCGGTGTTCGACCGGGCCCGCTTGCGCGCGCAGCTGGGCGGCGATTACGCCAACGTCGACGCGGCGGTGAGCCTGTACAACAAGACGATCGACGAAGCGCTCGGCGAGGTCGCGCGTCAGCTCACCTCGTTGCGCACGGTCGATACGCTCGCCGTCGAGCAGACTCGCGCGGTGCAGGCGGCTTCACGCATTGTCGCGATTGCTGAAGAGCGCCATCGGCGTGGCATCGGCATGCAGAAGGACGTGACGCTCGCCGATTTGTCGTTGCTCGATGAACGCGCGCAACAAGTCGATTTGCAGGGCCGCCGCCGGATGTTGCAGGTCGCGCTGGTCGGCGCGCTGGGCGGCGGCTTCGACGAGCGCAAGGTGGCCGGCGCGCCGATCTCTCATTATCAGACCGCTTTTCCCTCTCACGCACGCATCACGGACACGCACTTCGATTGA
- a CDS encoding HlyD family efflux transporter periplasmic adaptor subunit: MHNDKQAQHAAGWTQEQASAASVAGGAHDLNDLKRVTRRRRFALFFGVVALAGVTWRAYWSLSARFYEETDDAYVAGNIVQIAAQIPGTVTDILVDNTRQVRAGQPLVKLDDAEAAAAFAQARAQLTLAVRQVANATISRKLYVQSIDARRAELALAQRALAARDHAPVEVVSPEELARAREAVAVAQANLASAQVQLDAARALGGKFPIEASPPVLQAAAQLRLAYRNLQRTTIVSPVDGTVGQRSVQIGQQVGPGLALMSIIPLERLWVEANFKEGQIRSMRVGQPVRIVSDVYGSQVAYRGRVEGFSAGTGSAFSMLPSQNAAGNWIKVVQRVPIVISLDPAELAAHPLRLGLSMQVSVDTHVRSGHLIGNETLAAAQSTRVHDNVSRDADVLIARIIRENGDRGGDN; this comes from the coding sequence ATGCACAACGATAAACAGGCACAGCATGCCGCCGGCTGGACGCAAGAACAGGCCAGCGCGGCGAGCGTAGCGGGCGGCGCGCACGACCTTAATGACCTTAAGCGGGTGACGCGCCGGCGCCGTTTCGCGCTCTTCTTCGGCGTGGTCGCGCTTGCCGGCGTGACGTGGCGGGCGTACTGGAGCCTGAGCGCGCGCTTCTACGAGGAGACCGACGACGCGTACGTCGCGGGAAATATCGTGCAGATCGCCGCGCAGATTCCCGGCACCGTCACCGATATTCTGGTGGACAACACGCGGCAGGTGCGCGCGGGCCAACCGCTCGTCAAACTCGATGACGCCGAGGCTGCCGCCGCGTTCGCGCAGGCGAGGGCGCAACTGACGCTGGCCGTGCGCCAGGTCGCGAACGCGACGATCTCGCGCAAGCTCTACGTGCAATCGATCGACGCGCGCCGCGCGGAACTCGCGCTCGCGCAGCGCGCGCTGGCGGCGCGCGACCATGCGCCGGTGGAAGTCGTGTCGCCGGAAGAATTGGCGCGCGCCCGTGAAGCGGTGGCGGTAGCACAGGCGAACCTCGCCTCGGCGCAGGTCCAGCTCGACGCCGCGCGCGCGCTCGGCGGCAAGTTCCCAATCGAGGCCAGTCCTCCGGTGCTGCAAGCTGCCGCGCAACTGCGGCTTGCTTATCGAAATCTGCAGCGTACGACCATTGTTTCTCCCGTCGACGGCACGGTCGGGCAACGGTCGGTGCAGATCGGTCAGCAGGTCGGCCCGGGGCTCGCGCTGATGTCGATCATTCCGCTCGAACGTCTGTGGGTCGAAGCCAACTTCAAGGAAGGGCAGATTCGCAGCATGCGCGTGGGGCAGCCGGTGCGCATCGTGTCGGACGTGTACGGCTCGCAGGTGGCGTATCGCGGCCGCGTCGAGGGATTCTCGGCGGGCACCGGCAGTGCGTTTTCGATGCTGCCGTCGCAGAACGCGGCCGGTAACTGGATCAAGGTCGTGCAGCGCGTGCCGATCGTGATTTCGCTCGACCCCGCCGAACTCGCCGCACATCCGCTGCGGCTCGGCCTGTCGATGCAGGTGTCTGTCGATACGCACGTGCGCAGCGGTCATCTGATCGGCAACGAGACGTTGGCAGCCGCGCAAAGTACTCGCGTGCACGACAATGTCTCGCGCGATGCCGATGTGTTGATTGCCAGGATCATCCGGGAAAACGGTGACCGTGGCGGTGACAATTAA
- a CDS encoding DHA2 family efflux MFS transporter permease subunit, which yields MRGARLALLTFALSLATFIEVLDSTVTNVAVPAISGGLGVSNSQGTWVISSYSVAAAIAVPLTGWLSLRLGETRLFLGAVILFTLTSLLCGVAGDFHVLVVCRALQGLFSGPMVPLSQTILLRTFAPDKRVVALALWAMTVLLAPIFGPVVGGWIIDNFSWPWIFLINLPIGIFSFAVCMTLLRPDAREAHGAKAAPIDLPGIALLVVGVGSLQVVLDLGHDRGWFDSPLILTLAIVAALAIVSLLIWEAGERHPVIDLSLFRDRTFSFCVLIISLGMMSFSVVGVIFPLWLQAVMGYTAYQAGLATAPLGVLALVFSILVGIHAARFDARVLATFGFLVFAAVLWWDAHFTLTMTFTQIITPGLIQGIGLPCFFIPLTAATLSRVSDDKLAAASSLSNFLRTLSAAFGTAMSVTLWDNRALYHYDVVAQSVTKSSGNTQRFVQSLHGMGIDGVREIGALHHIVQQQAYMMATGDMFYMASITCLVLAAMMWLTRPKRGAAMTLGH from the coding sequence ATGCGCGGCGCGCGGCTCGCGTTGCTGACGTTCGCGCTATCGCTGGCCACGTTTATCGAAGTGCTGGATTCGACGGTGACCAACGTCGCGGTGCCGGCTATCTCCGGCGGCCTCGGCGTCTCCAACAGCCAGGGCACGTGGGTGATCAGCTCGTATTCCGTGGCCGCGGCCATCGCCGTGCCGTTGACGGGCTGGCTATCGCTGCGGCTCGGCGAAACTCGCCTGTTCCTCGGCGCGGTGATTCTGTTCACGTTGACGTCGCTGCTATGCGGCGTGGCCGGCGATTTTCATGTGCTGGTGGTATGCCGTGCGTTGCAGGGGCTCTTTTCCGGGCCGATGGTGCCGCTTTCGCAGACCATTCTGCTGCGCACCTTTGCGCCGGACAAGCGCGTGGTGGCGCTCGCGTTGTGGGCGATGACCGTGCTGCTCGCGCCGATCTTCGGTCCGGTGGTCGGCGGGTGGATCATCGACAATTTTTCGTGGCCGTGGATCTTCCTGATCAATTTGCCGATCGGCATTTTTTCGTTCGCAGTGTGCATGACGCTGTTGCGTCCCGACGCACGCGAGGCGCACGGCGCCAAGGCCGCGCCGATCGATCTGCCCGGCATTGCGCTGCTGGTGGTGGGTGTCGGTTCGCTGCAAGTGGTGCTCGACCTCGGTCACGATCGCGGCTGGTTCGATTCGCCGTTGATCCTGACGCTAGCGATCGTCGCCGCGTTGGCGATCGTGTCGCTGCTGATCTGGGAGGCGGGCGAACGCCATCCGGTGATCGATTTGAGCCTGTTCCGCGACCGCACGTTTTCATTCTGCGTCTTGATCATTTCACTCGGCATGATGAGCTTCTCGGTAGTGGGTGTGATTTTTCCACTCTGGTTGCAGGCGGTGATGGGCTACACCGCGTATCAGGCCGGACTCGCGACGGCGCCGCTCGGCGTGCTCGCGCTGGTGTTTTCGATTCTGGTCGGCATCCATGCGGCGCGTTTCGATGCACGCGTGCTCGCGACTTTCGGTTTTCTCGTGTTCGCGGCCGTGCTGTGGTGGGACGCGCACTTTACGTTGACGATGACCTTCACGCAGATCATCACGCCGGGCCTGATCCAGGGGATCGGCTTGCCATGCTTCTTTATTCCGTTGACCGCGGCGACGCTGTCGCGCGTGTCCGACGACAAGCTCGCGGCGGCGTCCAGCCTGTCGAACTTCTTGCGCACGTTGTCGGCGGCATTCGGCACCGCGATGAGTGTGACGCTCTGGGACAACCGCGCGCTGTATCACTACGACGTCGTCGCGCAGTCGGTGACGAAATCGTCCGGCAATACGCAGCGTTTCGTGCAGAGCTTGCACGGCATGGGGATCGACGGCGTACGTGAGATCGGCGCCTTGCATCACATCGTGCAGCAACAGGCATACATGATGGCGACCGGCGACATGTTCTACATGGCAAGCATCACGTGCCTCGTGCTCGCCGCGATGATGTGGTTGACCCGACCGAAACGCGGCGCGGCGATGACCTTAGGCCACTGA
- a CDS encoding glycosyltransferase family 2 protein, translated as MAILGALIILFHPSEEQIARAVAISSACDRLLVVDNSPLPDGRAATMLGDAGVALLHHGNRNGIAGAFNSGLSALFEAGVDAVALFDQDSEMPAGYFAVMRERCEAMSGQAFMAGPRIFDENDQRFLPELATSGLAVERLYLRADAALQRCAFLISSGCVISREAFARLGRFDEALFIDHVDTEYCLRALLSNVPLYVVPSLTLLHRIGTRRRHKLGSIELTTMNHPGFRRYYSARNAMQLALQYGLRLPVAVVPNVLTLWQIVQIVLLEKDKLTKLMAIALGVWDGLFGRMGPLALTRPRLAAKAARLSAATAAVAAENAMQRTRHS; from the coding sequence ATGGCGATCCTGGGCGCATTGATCATCCTGTTTCATCCGAGCGAAGAGCAGATCGCGCGAGCCGTGGCGATAAGTTCGGCGTGCGACCGCCTGCTGGTGGTCGACAACTCGCCGCTGCCGGATGGGCGTGCCGCGACGATGCTGGGCGACGCGGGCGTCGCGCTGCTGCATCACGGCAACCGCAACGGCATTGCCGGCGCATTCAATAGCGGCTTGAGCGCGCTGTTCGAAGCGGGCGTGGACGCGGTGGCGCTATTCGACCAGGATTCGGAGATGCCTGCCGGCTACTTCGCGGTCATGCGCGAACGGTGCGAGGCAATGAGCGGGCAGGCGTTCATGGCCGGGCCGCGTATCTTCGATGAAAACGATCAACGCTTTCTGCCGGAACTGGCTACCAGTGGTCTGGCGGTTGAGCGGCTGTATCTCCGGGCGGACGCGGCACTGCAGCGCTGCGCCTTTCTGATCTCGTCCGGCTGCGTGATTTCTCGCGAAGCGTTCGCGCGGCTGGGCCGTTTCGACGAAGCGCTTTTCATCGATCACGTCGATACCGAGTACTGCCTGCGCGCGCTGCTGAGCAATGTGCCGCTGTATGTGGTGCCGTCGCTGACCCTGTTGCATCGGATCGGCACGCGGCGCCGTCACAAATTGGGCTCCATCGAATTGACCACTATGAATCATCCCGGCTTCCGGCGCTATTACAGTGCGCGCAACGCGATGCAGCTGGCGCTGCAATATGGACTGCGCTTGCCGGTCGCCGTCGTGCCGAATGTGCTGACGCTCTGGCAGATCGTCCAGATCGTGTTGCTGGAGAAGGACAAGCTGACCAAGCTCATGGCGATTGCGCTGGGCGTTTGGGATGGCCTGTTCGGGCGCATGGGCCCACTTGCGCTGACGCGTCCGCGGCTCGCTGCCAAAGCGGCCAGGCTGAGCGCCGCGACCGCGGCGGTGGCTGCGGAAAACGCCATGCAGCGCACGCGGCACTCATGA
- a CDS encoding cache domain-containing protein, with amino-acid sequence MKLKAKIFLLAIVPFLAAIASIEIGVRHEATALAETQHATTQAAYMASKEIELKHYVELATTAIAPLYNAGRDNARDDAMLRTRALDILEKMDFGQDGYFFVYDMHGRSLMHPREPDLVGRDLWALRDPQGAPTIQQLLAAASRGGGYVRYVWHRPSTGKLASKLGYVVPLERWGWMIGTGIYLDDVDTTLAHIDQGAAANIDRTMKWIDAIALAGLAVIALCALVLNVTEYRSADAKLKRLAQQVVESQEHERARLSRELHDGISQMMVSAKLLLESALARFERSETRVPAAEAALSTSLARLGDTLREVRRISHALRPSMLDDLGVAAALEQLTRELSDESGIAIGFTQIMHTNAAALPEAVNTALFRIAQEALTNIVRHAQASSAALSLEVSNDAVTLSISDNGRGFDVAHAFVGPRAGVGLRNMRERLDALGGKLSLSSQTGHTIVTARVPLGTHAPHLPALQEN; translated from the coding sequence ATGAAACTCAAAGCGAAGATCTTCCTGCTGGCTATCGTGCCCTTTCTGGCCGCCATCGCGAGCATCGAAATCGGCGTGCGCCACGAAGCCACGGCGCTCGCCGAAACTCAGCACGCCACGACGCAGGCTGCGTACATGGCCAGCAAGGAAATCGAACTCAAGCACTACGTCGAGCTCGCGACCACAGCGATCGCGCCGCTCTACAACGCTGGACGCGACAATGCGCGCGACGATGCAATGCTGCGCACCCGCGCGCTCGACATCCTGGAGAAAATGGATTTCGGCCAGGACGGCTACTTCTTCGTCTACGACATGCATGGCCGTTCGCTGATGCATCCGCGTGAGCCGGATCTGGTCGGACGCGATCTGTGGGCGCTGCGCGATCCGCAAGGCGCGCCGACGATTCAACAACTGCTCGCCGCCGCCTCGCGCGGCGGCGGCTATGTGCGTTACGTCTGGCATCGTCCGTCGACGGGCAAGCTCGCCTCGAAACTCGGCTATGTGGTGCCGCTCGAACGATGGGGCTGGATGATCGGCACCGGCATCTATCTGGACGACGTGGATACGACGCTCGCGCACATCGACCAGGGCGCGGCGGCGAACATCGATCGCACGATGAAGTGGATCGACGCGATCGCACTGGCCGGACTCGCCGTGATCGCGTTGTGTGCGCTGGTGCTCAACGTCACCGAATACCGCAGCGCCGACGCGAAATTGAAACGGCTCGCGCAGCAGGTGGTCGAGTCGCAGGAACACGAACGCGCGCGGCTCTCGCGCGAACTGCACGACGGTATCAGTCAGATGATGGTGTCGGCCAAGCTGCTGCTCGAATCGGCGCTGGCGCGCTTCGAACGCAGCGAGACGCGCGTGCCCGCGGCGGAAGCCGCGCTCTCGACCAGTCTCGCGCGGCTCGGCGACACGCTGCGCGAAGTACGCCGCATTTCCCACGCGCTGCGTCCGTCGATGCTCGACGACCTCGGCGTAGCAGCCGCGCTGGAACAACTCACGCGAGAATTGAGCGACGAGTCGGGTATCGCGATCGGCTTCACGCAGATCATGCACACGAACGCCGCGGCTTTGCCGGAAGCGGTCAACACCGCGCTGTTCCGCATTGCGCAGGAAGCGCTGACAAATATCGTGCGGCACGCACAAGCATCGAGCGCGGCGCTGTCGCTCGAAGTATCGAACGATGCCGTCACGCTATCGATCTCCGACAACGGGCGCGGTTTCGACGTGGCGCATGCGTTCGTCGGTCCACGCGCCGGTGTCGGACTGCGCAACATGCGCGAGCGGCTAGACGCGCTGGGCGGCAAGCTGTCGCTCAGCTCGCAAACCGGCCATACGATCGTGACCGCGCGCGTGCCGTTGGGAACACACGCGCCTCATTTGCCGGCCTTGCAGGAAAACTGA
- a CDS encoding DUF3311 domain-containing protein, whose product METSQPAGRSWLWLILLIPYIALLWLPFYNDTRPSFAGFPFFYWYQFLWVPLTSLLIYAVYRGVK is encoded by the coding sequence GTGGAGACCTCCCAACCGGCCGGCCGTTCATGGCTATGGCTTATCTTGCTGATTCCGTACATCGCACTGTTGTGGCTGCCGTTCTATAACGACACGCGTCCCTCGTTTGCCGGCTTTCCGTTCTTCTACTGGTATCAGTTCTTGTGGGTGCCGTTGACCTCGCTACTGATTTACGCCGTGTATCGAGGTGTCAAATGA
- a CDS encoding response regulator transcription factor, with protein MNDTSSAIARLVLIDDHPLVRDGLRARLEAVRNIEIVGEAGNAQEALVLAASHEPHLVLMDVGMNGMNGIALAGMFHERFPAIRVLMLSMHDNLEYVTQAVRAGASGYVLKDSPATEIIQAIGAVLEGKTFFSAGLGARLIQASATQSPIERLTPRERDILDALAEGLSSKQIAQRNDLSVRTVETHRLNLKRKLDIEGQAELIKFAVENRRKGR; from the coding sequence ATGAACGACACCTCATCCGCCATCGCACGTCTGGTTTTGATCGACGATCATCCGCTCGTGCGCGACGGCTTGCGGGCCCGGCTCGAAGCGGTGCGCAACATCGAGATCGTCGGCGAAGCGGGCAATGCGCAGGAAGCGCTCGTGCTCGCGGCTAGCCACGAACCTCATCTGGTGCTGATGGATGTCGGGATGAACGGCATGAACGGCATCGCGCTAGCCGGCATGTTTCATGAGCGCTTCCCTGCGATTCGCGTGCTGATGCTGTCGATGCACGACAATCTCGAATACGTGACCCAGGCGGTACGCGCGGGCGCCAGCGGCTACGTGCTGAAGGACTCGCCCGCAACCGAGATCATCCAGGCGATCGGCGCGGTGCTCGAAGGCAAGACGTTTTTCAGCGCGGGGCTGGGCGCGCGCCTGATTCAGGCGTCGGCGACGCAATCGCCGATTGAACGGCTCACCCCACGCGAACGCGATATCCTCGATGCACTCGCGGAAGGCCTATCGAGCAAACAGATCGCTCAACGCAACGACCTGTCCGTGCGCACCGTGGAGACACACCGGCTGAATCTGAAGCGCAAGCTCGATATCGAAGGCCAGGCCGAGTTGATCAAGTTCGCCGTCGAGAATCGACGCAAGGGCCGGTAA